One genomic segment of Esox lucius isolate fEsoLuc1 chromosome 15, fEsoLuc1.pri, whole genome shotgun sequence includes these proteins:
- the rps6ka1 gene encoding ribosomal protein S6 kinase alpha-1 isoform X1, which yields MDRREFMLIRWLAHYLKKRQTKGLASSSASPTPDPAGLHTSTEKGNKTDTSRADHHNRIHWTEDDIIKEINITHVVKEGSEKADARQFELLKVLGQGSFGKVFLVRKVTPPDNNELYAMKVLRKATLKVRDRVRTKMERDILADVNHPFVVKLHYAFQTEGKLYLILDFLRGGDLFTRLSKEVMFTEEDVKFYLAELALGLDHLHGLGIIYRDLKPENVLLDEEGHIKLTDFGLCKEAVDHEKKAYSFCGTVEYMAPEVVNRQGHIHSADWWSFGVLMFEMLTGSLPFQGKDRKDTMNLILKARLGMPQFLTSEAQSLLRALFKRNPSNRLGSGPDGAEEIKRHPFFSTIDWNKLYRREIPPPFKPAVARPDDTFYFDSEFTSRTPKDSPGVPPSAGAHQLFRGFSFVAPAMLAEEGSAEPVKPSPHPVVQQLHGKNVVFSDGYTLMEDIGMGSFSVCKRCVHKATNMEYAAKVIDKTMTDPTEEIEILLRYGQHPNIITLKDVYDNGKQVYLVTELMRGGELLDRILKQKFFSEREASAVLHTITKTVEYLHVQGVVHRDLKPSNILYVDESGNPESIRICDFGFAKQLRADNGLLMTPCYTANFVAPEVLKRQGYDEGCDIWSLGVLLYTMLAGFTPFANGPEDTPEAILSRIGSGHFTLTGGNWDAVSDAAKDLVSRMLHVDPHQRLTAMQVLQHPWIVHRDKLPNSQLQHQDAKLVKGAMAATYSALKSSQPTPELKPIESSFLAQRRVKKLPSTSL from the exons ATGGACAGGAGGGAGTTTATGTTGATTCGCTGGCTGGCCCACTACCTCAAGAAGCGTCAGACCAAGGGTTTGGCCAGCAGCAGTGCGTCCCCGACCCCTGACCCCGCAGGCCTCCACACCTCCACAGAGAAGGGCAATAAGACGGACACCTCACGTGCCGACCATCACAACAGGATCCACTGGACG GAGGATGACATCATTAAGGAGATCAACATTACGCACGTGGTCAAGGAGGGCTCAGAGAAGGCTGATGCACGGCAGTTTGAGCTACTTAAAGTGCTGGGCCAGGGATCCTTTGGCAAG GTGTTTTTGGTGCGGAAGGTGACACCGCCTGACAACAACGAGTTGTACGCCATGAAAGTCCTGAGAAAAGCCACTCTCAAAG TGAGAGACCGTGTGAGGACaaaaatggagagagacatCCTGGCAGACGTCAACCACCCCTTTGTAGTCAAACTCCATTATG CTTTCCAGACTGAGGGCAAGCTCTACCTCATCCTGGACTTCCTCCGAGGAGGAGACCTCTTCACCAGGCTGTCAAAAGAG GTGATGTTCACAGAGGAGGACGTGAAGTTCTACCTGGCAGAGTTGGCCCTGGGTCTCGATCATCTCCATGGCCTCGGCATCATCTATAGGGACCTCAAACCTGAGAA CGTTCTGCTGGATGAAGAGGGTCATATCAAACTAACAG ATTTTGGCCTGTGCAAAGAGGCTGTTGACCACGAGAAGAAGGCCTACTCCTTCTGCGGGACGGTGGAGTACATGGCCCCTGAGGTGGTGAACCGGCAGGGCCACATCCACAGCGCCGACTGGTGGTCGTTTGGGGTACTGATG TTCGAGATGCTGACAGGATCACTGCCATTCCAAGGAAAGGACCGCAAAGACACCATGAATCTCATCCTGAA GGCCAGGCTGGGAATGCCTCAGTTCCTCACTTCTGAGGCCCAGTCGCTCCTCAGAGCGCTATTCAAGAGGAACCCATCCAACAGACTGG GTTCGGGACCGGATGGTGCAGAGGAGATCAAACGGCACCCCTTCTTCTCCACCATCGACTGGAAT AAACTGTATCGACGAGAAATCCCTCCCCCATTCAAGCCGGCGGTGGCTAGGCCCGACGACACCTTCTACTTTGACTCAGAATTCACGTCCCGCACACCCAAAG ATTCCCCAGGCGTTCCACCCAGTGCCGGAGCCCACCAGCTCTTCCGAGGCTTCAGCTTTGTCGCCCCGGCAATGCTGGCGGAGGAGGGGTCAGCAGAACCGGTCAAGCCTTCACCTCACCCAGTCGTCCAG CAACTCCATGGGAAGAATGTGGTGTTCAGCGATGGTTACACGTTGATGGAGGACATCGGCATGGGCTCCTTCTCTGTCTGCAAGCGCTGCGTCCACAAAGCCACCAACATGGAATATGCCGCCAAG GTGATTGACAAGACCATGACAGATCCAACAGAGGAGATAGAGATCCTGCTGAGATACGGTCAGCACCCAAACATCATCACCCTAAAGGAT GTTTATGATAACGGGAAGCAGGTATATCTGGTGACTGAGCTGATGCGGGGCGGAGAGCTGCTCGATCGAATCCTCAAACAGAAGTTTTTCTCGGAGCGCGAAGCCAGTGCCGTGCTTCACACCATCACCAAGACTGTCGAATACCTCCACGTGCAGGGG GTGGTCCACAGGGATTTGAAGCCCAGTAACATCTTGTACGTAGATGAGTCGGGGAATCCAGAGTCAATCCGGATCTGTGACTTTGGTTTCGCCAAGCAGCTGAGAGCTGACAACGGCCTGCTAATGACCCCCTGTTATACTGCTAACTTTGTAGCCCcagag GTGTTGAAGCGCCAGGGTTACGACGAGGGCTGTGACATCTGGAGCCTGGGGGTTTTGCTGTACACCATGCTGGCCGG CTTCACGCCGTTCGCCAATGGGCCCGAGGACACCCCAGAGGCTATCTTGAGCCGGATAGGCAGCGGCCACTTCACTCTGACCGGCGGTAACTGGGACGCGGTGTCCGACGCCGCCAAG GACCTGGTGTCTAGGATGCTCCATGTGGATCCCCACCAGCGGCTGACAGCCATGCAGGTCCTCCAGCACCCCTGGATCGTCCATAGAGACAAGCTTCCCAACAGCCAGCTGCAGCACCAGGATGCCAAGCTGGTCAAG GGGGCGATGGCGGCTACCTACTCGGCCTTGAAGAGCTCCCAGCCCACACCAGAGCTCAAGCCCATCGAGTCATCTTTCCTGGCCCAGCGGCGTGTCAAGAAACTCCCCTCAACCTCTCTGTAG
- the rps6ka1 gene encoding ribosomal protein S6 kinase alpha-1 isoform X4, which translates to MENGQSVAEDGLTTTGHKDRSHITWVEKDFAGINTKEDDIIKEINITHVVKEGSEKADARQFELLKVLGQGSFGKVFLVRKVTPPDNNELYAMKVLRKATLKVRDRVRTKMERDILADVNHPFVVKLHYAFQTEGKLYLILDFLRGGDLFTRLSKEVMFTEEDVKFYLAELALGLDHLHGLGIIYRDLKPENVLLDEEGHIKLTDFGLCKEAVDHEKKAYSFCGTVEYMAPEVVNRQGHIHSADWWSFGVLMFEMLTGSLPFQGKDRKDTMNLILKARLGMPQFLTSEAQSLLRALFKRNPSNRLGSGPDGAEEIKRHPFFSTIDWNKLYRREIPPPFKPAVARPDDTFYFDSEFTSRTPKDSPGVPPSAGAHQLFRGFSFVAPAMLAEEGSAEPVKPSPHPVVQQLHGKNVVFSDGYTLMEDIGMGSFSVCKRCVHKATNMEYAAKVIDKTMTDPTEEIEILLRYGQHPNIITLKDVYDNGKQVYLVTELMRGGELLDRILKQKFFSEREASAVLHTITKTVEYLHVQGVVHRDLKPSNILYVDESGNPESIRICDFGFAKQLRADNGLLMTPCYTANFVAPEVLKRQGYDEGCDIWSLGVLLYTMLAGFTPFANGPEDTPEAILSRIGSGHFTLTGGNWDAVSDAAKDLVSRMLHVDPHQRLTAMQVLQHPWIVHRDKLPNSQLQHQDAKLVKGAMAATYSALKSSQPTPELKPIESSFLAQRRVKKLPSTSL; encoded by the exons GAGGATGACATCATTAAGGAGATCAACATTACGCACGTGGTCAAGGAGGGCTCAGAGAAGGCTGATGCACGGCAGTTTGAGCTACTTAAAGTGCTGGGCCAGGGATCCTTTGGCAAG GTGTTTTTGGTGCGGAAGGTGACACCGCCTGACAACAACGAGTTGTACGCCATGAAAGTCCTGAGAAAAGCCACTCTCAAAG TGAGAGACCGTGTGAGGACaaaaatggagagagacatCCTGGCAGACGTCAACCACCCCTTTGTAGTCAAACTCCATTATG CTTTCCAGACTGAGGGCAAGCTCTACCTCATCCTGGACTTCCTCCGAGGAGGAGACCTCTTCACCAGGCTGTCAAAAGAG GTGATGTTCACAGAGGAGGACGTGAAGTTCTACCTGGCAGAGTTGGCCCTGGGTCTCGATCATCTCCATGGCCTCGGCATCATCTATAGGGACCTCAAACCTGAGAA CGTTCTGCTGGATGAAGAGGGTCATATCAAACTAACAG ATTTTGGCCTGTGCAAAGAGGCTGTTGACCACGAGAAGAAGGCCTACTCCTTCTGCGGGACGGTGGAGTACATGGCCCCTGAGGTGGTGAACCGGCAGGGCCACATCCACAGCGCCGACTGGTGGTCGTTTGGGGTACTGATG TTCGAGATGCTGACAGGATCACTGCCATTCCAAGGAAAGGACCGCAAAGACACCATGAATCTCATCCTGAA GGCCAGGCTGGGAATGCCTCAGTTCCTCACTTCTGAGGCCCAGTCGCTCCTCAGAGCGCTATTCAAGAGGAACCCATCCAACAGACTGG GTTCGGGACCGGATGGTGCAGAGGAGATCAAACGGCACCCCTTCTTCTCCACCATCGACTGGAAT AAACTGTATCGACGAGAAATCCCTCCCCCATTCAAGCCGGCGGTGGCTAGGCCCGACGACACCTTCTACTTTGACTCAGAATTCACGTCCCGCACACCCAAAG ATTCCCCAGGCGTTCCACCCAGTGCCGGAGCCCACCAGCTCTTCCGAGGCTTCAGCTTTGTCGCCCCGGCAATGCTGGCGGAGGAGGGGTCAGCAGAACCGGTCAAGCCTTCACCTCACCCAGTCGTCCAG CAACTCCATGGGAAGAATGTGGTGTTCAGCGATGGTTACACGTTGATGGAGGACATCGGCATGGGCTCCTTCTCTGTCTGCAAGCGCTGCGTCCACAAAGCCACCAACATGGAATATGCCGCCAAG GTGATTGACAAGACCATGACAGATCCAACAGAGGAGATAGAGATCCTGCTGAGATACGGTCAGCACCCAAACATCATCACCCTAAAGGAT GTTTATGATAACGGGAAGCAGGTATATCTGGTGACTGAGCTGATGCGGGGCGGAGAGCTGCTCGATCGAATCCTCAAACAGAAGTTTTTCTCGGAGCGCGAAGCCAGTGCCGTGCTTCACACCATCACCAAGACTGTCGAATACCTCCACGTGCAGGGG GTGGTCCACAGGGATTTGAAGCCCAGTAACATCTTGTACGTAGATGAGTCGGGGAATCCAGAGTCAATCCGGATCTGTGACTTTGGTTTCGCCAAGCAGCTGAGAGCTGACAACGGCCTGCTAATGACCCCCTGTTATACTGCTAACTTTGTAGCCCcagag GTGTTGAAGCGCCAGGGTTACGACGAGGGCTGTGACATCTGGAGCCTGGGGGTTTTGCTGTACACCATGCTGGCCGG CTTCACGCCGTTCGCCAATGGGCCCGAGGACACCCCAGAGGCTATCTTGAGCCGGATAGGCAGCGGCCACTTCACTCTGACCGGCGGTAACTGGGACGCGGTGTCCGACGCCGCCAAG GACCTGGTGTCTAGGATGCTCCATGTGGATCCCCACCAGCGGCTGACAGCCATGCAGGTCCTCCAGCACCCCTGGATCGTCCATAGAGACAAGCTTCCCAACAGCCAGCTGCAGCACCAGGATGCCAAGCTGGTCAAG GGGGCGATGGCGGCTACCTACTCGGCCTTGAAGAGCTCCCAGCCCACACCAGAGCTCAAGCCCATCGAGTCATCTTTCCTGGCCCAGCGGCGTGTCAAGAAACTCCCCTCAACCTCTCTGTAG
- the rps6ka1 gene encoding ribosomal protein S6 kinase alpha-1 isoform X6, which produces MENGQSVAEDGLTTTGHKEDDIIKEINITHVVKEGSEKADARQFELLKVLGQGSFGKVFLVRKVTPPDNNELYAMKVLRKATLKVRDRVRTKMERDILADVNHPFVVKLHYAFQTEGKLYLILDFLRGGDLFTRLSKEVMFTEEDVKFYLAELALGLDHLHGLGIIYRDLKPENVLLDEEGHIKLTDFGLCKEAVDHEKKAYSFCGTVEYMAPEVVNRQGHIHSADWWSFGVLMFEMLTGSLPFQGKDRKDTMNLILKARLGMPQFLTSEAQSLLRALFKRNPSNRLGSGPDGAEEIKRHPFFSTIDWNKLYRREIPPPFKPAVARPDDTFYFDSEFTSRTPKDSPGVPPSAGAHQLFRGFSFVAPAMLAEEGSAEPVKPSPHPVVQQLHGKNVVFSDGYTLMEDIGMGSFSVCKRCVHKATNMEYAAKVIDKTMTDPTEEIEILLRYGQHPNIITLKDVYDNGKQVYLVTELMRGGELLDRILKQKFFSEREASAVLHTITKTVEYLHVQGVVHRDLKPSNILYVDESGNPESIRICDFGFAKQLRADNGLLMTPCYTANFVAPEVLKRQGYDEGCDIWSLGVLLYTMLAGFTPFANGPEDTPEAILSRIGSGHFTLTGGNWDAVSDAAKDLVSRMLHVDPHQRLTAMQVLQHPWIVHRDKLPNSQLQHQDAKLVKGAMAATYSALKSSQPTPELKPIESSFLAQRRVKKLPSTSL; this is translated from the exons GAGGATGACATCATTAAGGAGATCAACATTACGCACGTGGTCAAGGAGGGCTCAGAGAAGGCTGATGCACGGCAGTTTGAGCTACTTAAAGTGCTGGGCCAGGGATCCTTTGGCAAG GTGTTTTTGGTGCGGAAGGTGACACCGCCTGACAACAACGAGTTGTACGCCATGAAAGTCCTGAGAAAAGCCACTCTCAAAG TGAGAGACCGTGTGAGGACaaaaatggagagagacatCCTGGCAGACGTCAACCACCCCTTTGTAGTCAAACTCCATTATG CTTTCCAGACTGAGGGCAAGCTCTACCTCATCCTGGACTTCCTCCGAGGAGGAGACCTCTTCACCAGGCTGTCAAAAGAG GTGATGTTCACAGAGGAGGACGTGAAGTTCTACCTGGCAGAGTTGGCCCTGGGTCTCGATCATCTCCATGGCCTCGGCATCATCTATAGGGACCTCAAACCTGAGAA CGTTCTGCTGGATGAAGAGGGTCATATCAAACTAACAG ATTTTGGCCTGTGCAAAGAGGCTGTTGACCACGAGAAGAAGGCCTACTCCTTCTGCGGGACGGTGGAGTACATGGCCCCTGAGGTGGTGAACCGGCAGGGCCACATCCACAGCGCCGACTGGTGGTCGTTTGGGGTACTGATG TTCGAGATGCTGACAGGATCACTGCCATTCCAAGGAAAGGACCGCAAAGACACCATGAATCTCATCCTGAA GGCCAGGCTGGGAATGCCTCAGTTCCTCACTTCTGAGGCCCAGTCGCTCCTCAGAGCGCTATTCAAGAGGAACCCATCCAACAGACTGG GTTCGGGACCGGATGGTGCAGAGGAGATCAAACGGCACCCCTTCTTCTCCACCATCGACTGGAAT AAACTGTATCGACGAGAAATCCCTCCCCCATTCAAGCCGGCGGTGGCTAGGCCCGACGACACCTTCTACTTTGACTCAGAATTCACGTCCCGCACACCCAAAG ATTCCCCAGGCGTTCCACCCAGTGCCGGAGCCCACCAGCTCTTCCGAGGCTTCAGCTTTGTCGCCCCGGCAATGCTGGCGGAGGAGGGGTCAGCAGAACCGGTCAAGCCTTCACCTCACCCAGTCGTCCAG CAACTCCATGGGAAGAATGTGGTGTTCAGCGATGGTTACACGTTGATGGAGGACATCGGCATGGGCTCCTTCTCTGTCTGCAAGCGCTGCGTCCACAAAGCCACCAACATGGAATATGCCGCCAAG GTGATTGACAAGACCATGACAGATCCAACAGAGGAGATAGAGATCCTGCTGAGATACGGTCAGCACCCAAACATCATCACCCTAAAGGAT GTTTATGATAACGGGAAGCAGGTATATCTGGTGACTGAGCTGATGCGGGGCGGAGAGCTGCTCGATCGAATCCTCAAACAGAAGTTTTTCTCGGAGCGCGAAGCCAGTGCCGTGCTTCACACCATCACCAAGACTGTCGAATACCTCCACGTGCAGGGG GTGGTCCACAGGGATTTGAAGCCCAGTAACATCTTGTACGTAGATGAGTCGGGGAATCCAGAGTCAATCCGGATCTGTGACTTTGGTTTCGCCAAGCAGCTGAGAGCTGACAACGGCCTGCTAATGACCCCCTGTTATACTGCTAACTTTGTAGCCCcagag GTGTTGAAGCGCCAGGGTTACGACGAGGGCTGTGACATCTGGAGCCTGGGGGTTTTGCTGTACACCATGCTGGCCGG CTTCACGCCGTTCGCCAATGGGCCCGAGGACACCCCAGAGGCTATCTTGAGCCGGATAGGCAGCGGCCACTTCACTCTGACCGGCGGTAACTGGGACGCGGTGTCCGACGCCGCCAAG GACCTGGTGTCTAGGATGCTCCATGTGGATCCCCACCAGCGGCTGACAGCCATGCAGGTCCTCCAGCACCCCTGGATCGTCCATAGAGACAAGCTTCCCAACAGCCAGCTGCAGCACCAGGATGCCAAGCTGGTCAAG GGGGCGATGGCGGCTACCTACTCGGCCTTGAAGAGCTCCCAGCCCACACCAGAGCTCAAGCCCATCGAGTCATCTTTCCTGGCCCAGCGGCGTGTCAAGAAACTCCCCTCAACCTCTCTGTAG
- the rps6ka1 gene encoding ribosomal protein S6 kinase alpha-1 isoform X3 — translation MPLAHLAEPWPQMELITLETENGQSVAEDGLTTTGHKEDDIIKEINITHVVKEGSEKADARQFELLKVLGQGSFGKVFLVRKVTPPDNNELYAMKVLRKATLKVRDRVRTKMERDILADVNHPFVVKLHYAFQTEGKLYLILDFLRGGDLFTRLSKEVMFTEEDVKFYLAELALGLDHLHGLGIIYRDLKPENVLLDEEGHIKLTDFGLCKEAVDHEKKAYSFCGTVEYMAPEVVNRQGHIHSADWWSFGVLMFEMLTGSLPFQGKDRKDTMNLILKARLGMPQFLTSEAQSLLRALFKRNPSNRLGSGPDGAEEIKRHPFFSTIDWNKLYRREIPPPFKPAVARPDDTFYFDSEFTSRTPKDSPGVPPSAGAHQLFRGFSFVAPAMLAEEGSAEPVKPSPHPVVQQLHGKNVVFSDGYTLMEDIGMGSFSVCKRCVHKATNMEYAAKVIDKTMTDPTEEIEILLRYGQHPNIITLKDVYDNGKQVYLVTELMRGGELLDRILKQKFFSEREASAVLHTITKTVEYLHVQGVVHRDLKPSNILYVDESGNPESIRICDFGFAKQLRADNGLLMTPCYTANFVAPEVLKRQGYDEGCDIWSLGVLLYTMLAGFTPFANGPEDTPEAILSRIGSGHFTLTGGNWDAVSDAAKDLVSRMLHVDPHQRLTAMQVLQHPWIVHRDKLPNSQLQHQDAKLVKGAMAATYSALKSSQPTPELKPIESSFLAQRRVKKLPSTSL, via the exons GAGGATGACATCATTAAGGAGATCAACATTACGCACGTGGTCAAGGAGGGCTCAGAGAAGGCTGATGCACGGCAGTTTGAGCTACTTAAAGTGCTGGGCCAGGGATCCTTTGGCAAG GTGTTTTTGGTGCGGAAGGTGACACCGCCTGACAACAACGAGTTGTACGCCATGAAAGTCCTGAGAAAAGCCACTCTCAAAG TGAGAGACCGTGTGAGGACaaaaatggagagagacatCCTGGCAGACGTCAACCACCCCTTTGTAGTCAAACTCCATTATG CTTTCCAGACTGAGGGCAAGCTCTACCTCATCCTGGACTTCCTCCGAGGAGGAGACCTCTTCACCAGGCTGTCAAAAGAG GTGATGTTCACAGAGGAGGACGTGAAGTTCTACCTGGCAGAGTTGGCCCTGGGTCTCGATCATCTCCATGGCCTCGGCATCATCTATAGGGACCTCAAACCTGAGAA CGTTCTGCTGGATGAAGAGGGTCATATCAAACTAACAG ATTTTGGCCTGTGCAAAGAGGCTGTTGACCACGAGAAGAAGGCCTACTCCTTCTGCGGGACGGTGGAGTACATGGCCCCTGAGGTGGTGAACCGGCAGGGCCACATCCACAGCGCCGACTGGTGGTCGTTTGGGGTACTGATG TTCGAGATGCTGACAGGATCACTGCCATTCCAAGGAAAGGACCGCAAAGACACCATGAATCTCATCCTGAA GGCCAGGCTGGGAATGCCTCAGTTCCTCACTTCTGAGGCCCAGTCGCTCCTCAGAGCGCTATTCAAGAGGAACCCATCCAACAGACTGG GTTCGGGACCGGATGGTGCAGAGGAGATCAAACGGCACCCCTTCTTCTCCACCATCGACTGGAAT AAACTGTATCGACGAGAAATCCCTCCCCCATTCAAGCCGGCGGTGGCTAGGCCCGACGACACCTTCTACTTTGACTCAGAATTCACGTCCCGCACACCCAAAG ATTCCCCAGGCGTTCCACCCAGTGCCGGAGCCCACCAGCTCTTCCGAGGCTTCAGCTTTGTCGCCCCGGCAATGCTGGCGGAGGAGGGGTCAGCAGAACCGGTCAAGCCTTCACCTCACCCAGTCGTCCAG CAACTCCATGGGAAGAATGTGGTGTTCAGCGATGGTTACACGTTGATGGAGGACATCGGCATGGGCTCCTTCTCTGTCTGCAAGCGCTGCGTCCACAAAGCCACCAACATGGAATATGCCGCCAAG GTGATTGACAAGACCATGACAGATCCAACAGAGGAGATAGAGATCCTGCTGAGATACGGTCAGCACCCAAACATCATCACCCTAAAGGAT GTTTATGATAACGGGAAGCAGGTATATCTGGTGACTGAGCTGATGCGGGGCGGAGAGCTGCTCGATCGAATCCTCAAACAGAAGTTTTTCTCGGAGCGCGAAGCCAGTGCCGTGCTTCACACCATCACCAAGACTGTCGAATACCTCCACGTGCAGGGG GTGGTCCACAGGGATTTGAAGCCCAGTAACATCTTGTACGTAGATGAGTCGGGGAATCCAGAGTCAATCCGGATCTGTGACTTTGGTTTCGCCAAGCAGCTGAGAGCTGACAACGGCCTGCTAATGACCCCCTGTTATACTGCTAACTTTGTAGCCCcagag GTGTTGAAGCGCCAGGGTTACGACGAGGGCTGTGACATCTGGAGCCTGGGGGTTTTGCTGTACACCATGCTGGCCGG CTTCACGCCGTTCGCCAATGGGCCCGAGGACACCCCAGAGGCTATCTTGAGCCGGATAGGCAGCGGCCACTTCACTCTGACCGGCGGTAACTGGGACGCGGTGTCCGACGCCGCCAAG GACCTGGTGTCTAGGATGCTCCATGTGGATCCCCACCAGCGGCTGACAGCCATGCAGGTCCTCCAGCACCCCTGGATCGTCCATAGAGACAAGCTTCCCAACAGCCAGCTGCAGCACCAGGATGCCAAGCTGGTCAAG GGGGCGATGGCGGCTACCTACTCGGCCTTGAAGAGCTCCCAGCCCACACCAGAGCTCAAGCCCATCGAGTCATCTTTCCTGGCCCAGCGGCGTGTCAAGAAACTCCCCTCAACCTCTCTGTAG
- the rps6ka1 gene encoding ribosomal protein S6 kinase alpha-1 isoform X2: MPLAHLAEPWPQMELITLETENGQSVAEDGLTTTGHKDRSHITWVEKDFAGINTKEDDIIKEINITHVVKEGSEKADARQFELLKVLGQGSFGKVFLVRKVTPPDNNELYAMKVLRKATLKVRDRVRTKMERDILADVNHPFVVKLHYAFQTEGKLYLILDFLRGGDLFTRLSKEVMFTEEDVKFYLAELALGLDHLHGLGIIYRDLKPENVLLDEEGHIKLTDFGLCKEAVDHEKKAYSFCGTVEYMAPEVVNRQGHIHSADWWSFGVLMFEMLTGSLPFQGKDRKDTMNLILKARLGMPQFLTSEAQSLLRALFKRNPSNRLGSGPDGAEEIKRHPFFSTIDWNKLYRREIPPPFKPAVARPDDTFYFDSEFTSRTPKDSPGVPPSAGAHQLFRGFSFVAPAMLAEEGSAEPVKPSPHPVVQQLHGKNVVFSDGYTLMEDIGMGSFSVCKRCVHKATNMEYAAKVIDKTMTDPTEEIEILLRYGQHPNIITLKDVYDNGKQVYLVTELMRGGELLDRILKQKFFSEREASAVLHTITKTVEYLHVQGVVHRDLKPSNILYVDESGNPESIRICDFGFAKQLRADNGLLMTPCYTANFVAPEVLKRQGYDEGCDIWSLGVLLYTMLAGFTPFANGPEDTPEAILSRIGSGHFTLTGGNWDAVSDAAKDLVSRMLHVDPHQRLTAMQVLQHPWIVHRDKLPNSQLQHQDAKLVKGAMAATYSALKSSQPTPELKPIESSFLAQRRVKKLPSTSL; this comes from the exons GAGGATGACATCATTAAGGAGATCAACATTACGCACGTGGTCAAGGAGGGCTCAGAGAAGGCTGATGCACGGCAGTTTGAGCTACTTAAAGTGCTGGGCCAGGGATCCTTTGGCAAG GTGTTTTTGGTGCGGAAGGTGACACCGCCTGACAACAACGAGTTGTACGCCATGAAAGTCCTGAGAAAAGCCACTCTCAAAG TGAGAGACCGTGTGAGGACaaaaatggagagagacatCCTGGCAGACGTCAACCACCCCTTTGTAGTCAAACTCCATTATG CTTTCCAGACTGAGGGCAAGCTCTACCTCATCCTGGACTTCCTCCGAGGAGGAGACCTCTTCACCAGGCTGTCAAAAGAG GTGATGTTCACAGAGGAGGACGTGAAGTTCTACCTGGCAGAGTTGGCCCTGGGTCTCGATCATCTCCATGGCCTCGGCATCATCTATAGGGACCTCAAACCTGAGAA CGTTCTGCTGGATGAAGAGGGTCATATCAAACTAACAG ATTTTGGCCTGTGCAAAGAGGCTGTTGACCACGAGAAGAAGGCCTACTCCTTCTGCGGGACGGTGGAGTACATGGCCCCTGAGGTGGTGAACCGGCAGGGCCACATCCACAGCGCCGACTGGTGGTCGTTTGGGGTACTGATG TTCGAGATGCTGACAGGATCACTGCCATTCCAAGGAAAGGACCGCAAAGACACCATGAATCTCATCCTGAA GGCCAGGCTGGGAATGCCTCAGTTCCTCACTTCTGAGGCCCAGTCGCTCCTCAGAGCGCTATTCAAGAGGAACCCATCCAACAGACTGG GTTCGGGACCGGATGGTGCAGAGGAGATCAAACGGCACCCCTTCTTCTCCACCATCGACTGGAAT AAACTGTATCGACGAGAAATCCCTCCCCCATTCAAGCCGGCGGTGGCTAGGCCCGACGACACCTTCTACTTTGACTCAGAATTCACGTCCCGCACACCCAAAG ATTCCCCAGGCGTTCCACCCAGTGCCGGAGCCCACCAGCTCTTCCGAGGCTTCAGCTTTGTCGCCCCGGCAATGCTGGCGGAGGAGGGGTCAGCAGAACCGGTCAAGCCTTCACCTCACCCAGTCGTCCAG CAACTCCATGGGAAGAATGTGGTGTTCAGCGATGGTTACACGTTGATGGAGGACATCGGCATGGGCTCCTTCTCTGTCTGCAAGCGCTGCGTCCACAAAGCCACCAACATGGAATATGCCGCCAAG GTGATTGACAAGACCATGACAGATCCAACAGAGGAGATAGAGATCCTGCTGAGATACGGTCAGCACCCAAACATCATCACCCTAAAGGAT GTTTATGATAACGGGAAGCAGGTATATCTGGTGACTGAGCTGATGCGGGGCGGAGAGCTGCTCGATCGAATCCTCAAACAGAAGTTTTTCTCGGAGCGCGAAGCCAGTGCCGTGCTTCACACCATCACCAAGACTGTCGAATACCTCCACGTGCAGGGG GTGGTCCACAGGGATTTGAAGCCCAGTAACATCTTGTACGTAGATGAGTCGGGGAATCCAGAGTCAATCCGGATCTGTGACTTTGGTTTCGCCAAGCAGCTGAGAGCTGACAACGGCCTGCTAATGACCCCCTGTTATACTGCTAACTTTGTAGCCCcagag GTGTTGAAGCGCCAGGGTTACGACGAGGGCTGTGACATCTGGAGCCTGGGGGTTTTGCTGTACACCATGCTGGCCGG CTTCACGCCGTTCGCCAATGGGCCCGAGGACACCCCAGAGGCTATCTTGAGCCGGATAGGCAGCGGCCACTTCACTCTGACCGGCGGTAACTGGGACGCGGTGTCCGACGCCGCCAAG GACCTGGTGTCTAGGATGCTCCATGTGGATCCCCACCAGCGGCTGACAGCCATGCAGGTCCTCCAGCACCCCTGGATCGTCCATAGAGACAAGCTTCCCAACAGCCAGCTGCAGCACCAGGATGCCAAGCTGGTCAAG GGGGCGATGGCGGCTACCTACTCGGCCTTGAAGAGCTCCCAGCCCACACCAGAGCTCAAGCCCATCGAGTCATCTTTCCTGGCCCAGCGGCGTGTCAAGAAACTCCCCTCAACCTCTCTGTAG